A window of Nitrospirota bacterium contains these coding sequences:
- a CDS encoding biotin/lipoyl-binding protein has product MSPTVQRGISVLVSIFVLLFVGGCKEKEARKPKEKVIRVEVREVSKKALKPYIEAVGTLDAYDEVIVSAEAEGILKSVKVKEGSHVRNGQLIAGIQDVEFDLEVKRGEASLKQAQASLLNIQLEYERKSALIKDELITKQQFDDVSTRLALAQA; this is encoded by the coding sequence GTGAGTCCAACCGTTCAAAGGGGCATCTCGGTTTTGGTATCTATATTTGTGCTTTTGTTCGTAGGGGGCTGTAAGGAAAAAGAGGCACGAAAGCCCAAGGAAAAGGTTATTAGGGTAGAGGTTCGGGAAGTATCTAAAAAGGCACTGAAGCCATATATCGAGGCAGTCGGGACATTGGATGCCTACGATGAGGTGATTGTTAGTGCAGAGGCCGAGGGCATACTCAAATCCGTTAAAGTGAAGGAGGGCTCGCATGTCAGAAATGGCCAGCTCATTGCAGGTATTCAGGATGTGGAGTTTGACCTTGAGGTAAAACGGGGAGAGGCAAGCCTCAAGCAGGCTCAAGCAAGCCTACTTAATATCCAGCTTGAATACGAAAGAAAATCTGCCCTTATCAAAGACGAGCTTATTACGAAACAGCAGTTTGACGATGTCTCCACGCGCCTTGCCCTGGCACAGGCATAG
- a CDS encoding TetR/AcrR family transcriptional regulator, with amino-acid sequence MKRKDTRQRLIDAGLKLFSERGYLGAVTKDIAKEAGIAEVTLFRYFPSKESLLEEVIKTYSFLPALKGLLREIDALPYKDALTKIAERFLSTLSERKELIRIMHSEIPKYPSKTRQIYHGLINETFTTLASYFSEQEKKGVLRRFEPRYGARAFLGMFFSLFTSQELMLRKKLSKQESKKIIAELVEIFAKGTLK; translated from the coding sequence ATGAAAAGAAAAGACACAAGACAGAGACTCATCGATGCAGGGCTTAAGCTTTTCTCGGAAAGGGGCTACCTCGGTGCCGTAACAAAGGACATTGCCAAAGAGGCAGGCATAGCAGAGGTTACGCTTTTCAGATATTTCCCTTCGAAGGAGAGCCTTCTCGAAGAGGTCATAAAGACATATTCTTTTCTTCCTGCCCTTAAAGGTCTTCTCAGAGAAATAGATGCCCTTCCATATAAGGATGCACTTACAAAGATTGCAGAAAGGTTTCTTAGCACCCTATCGGAAAGAAAAGAGCTCATCAGGATAATGCACTCCGAGATTCCAAAGTATCCATCTAAGACAAGGCAGATATACCATGGCTTGATTAATGAAACCTTCACTACCCTTGCCTCTTATTTCAGCGAGCAAGAGAAAAAGGGCGTCCTGAGACGGTTCGAGCCAAGATACGGAGCAAGGGCATTCCTCGGAATGTTCTTTTCCCTTTTTACCTCACAGGAGTTAATGCTGAGGAAAAAATTAAGCAAGCAGGAATCCAAAAAGATTATAGCGGAGCTTGTAGAGATATTTGCAAAGGGGACATTGAAATGA
- a CDS encoding YgiT-type zinc finger protein — protein MRLFKKCPLCEGELVDKEVEKLLKGNGNTAIVRVKAEACIHCGERLYSPEVVEKFEVIRKKLKEGKTEDFITIGKSYQVVTD, from the coding sequence ATGAGACTTTTTAAAAAGTGCCCTCTCTGTGAAGGCGAGCTTGTAGATAAAGAGGTTGAAAAACTCCTTAAAGGTAATGGAAATACTGCTATTGTCAGAGTAAAAGCAGAAGCATGTATCCATTGTGGAGAAAGGCTATATTCTCCTGAAGTGGTGGAAAAGTTTGAGGTCATAAGAAAGAAACTCAAAGAAGGAAAAACAGAAGATTTCATTACAATTGGCAAAAGCTATCAGGTTGTTACAGATTAA
- a CDS encoding efflux RND transporter permease subunit, translating into MSPRALPWHRHRLTVQKPRFSFIGLILLMGLVKKNAILIVDYTNTLRSRGISRREAILQAGPVRLRPILMTTFAIVFGMLPIALGVGEGAETRAPMAVATIGGLLTSLFLTLVVVPVAYDLLDEIKERNSL; encoded by the coding sequence ATGTCTCCACGCGCCTTGCCCTGGCACAGGCATAGGTTGACAGTGCAAAAGCCACGCTTCAGCTTCATCGGATTAATCCTTCTCATGGGACTTGTCAAGAAAAACGCAATACTCATCGTAGACTACACAAACACATTAAGGAGTCGTGGTATCAGCCGAAGAGAGGCAATACTTCAGGCAGGCCCTGTAAGGCTAAGGCCTATCCTTATGACCACATTTGCAATAGTATTCGGAATGCTTCCCATTGCACTTGGAGTTGGAGAGGGTGCTGAGACACGGGCTCCGATGGCAGTGGCAACCATAGGCGGGCTTCTTACCTCTTTATTTCTTACATTAGTTGTGGTGCCGGTTGCTTATGATTTATTAGATGAAATAAAGGAGCGAAATTCTTTATAA
- a CDS encoding TolC family protein, with the protein MKKAIGFLCLFLFIYQGISSAEEYTLKDIFSLALQRSEQIRISEEEFRISEAGKDKASSFLIPKLSLFGELRRYKEGKVIPGGQILQPETSSLWGIRLDQSISIGGNEFISLGISKDNIEKNRYEIYRIKEEYLYGVAVQYYNVLSAERALEIGQSNVARLKSHRDAAALRLKVGEVTKTVLLRAEAELEGAYSDLVRMQNNLAIAKVTLIRLVGVNEDFTLKESEDELAETLSIEALKEIAYAERPELRGIMIQNEIAKKQVRYSRGFFLPTVSVEAVFTQRDDEPESDLFMEESFYGGIKLSFPFFEGGLRKAELRESLSRLRQAELAISDIKKTIEVEVQSAYLDVIANQAVIEKLDAQLNYAKENYGAVSKQFDYGLATSLDVMDANNLLTTTEKQLSDEKATYRLSLLRLKKATGTLVKSVLGENKGGIQ; encoded by the coding sequence ATGAAAAAGGCAATCGGGTTTTTATGTCTATTTCTCTTTATTTATCAGGGCATCTCATCTGCTGAGGAGTATACCCTCAAGGACATTTTTTCACTTGCCCTTCAGCGCTCCGAGCAGATAAGGATTTCCGAGGAAGAATTCCGCATCTCAGAGGCAGGAAAGGATAAGGCATCTTCTTTTCTTATTCCAAAGCTCTCTTTATTCGGAGAACTCAGAAGATACAAAGAGGGGAAGGTCATACCCGGTGGTCAGATTCTTCAGCCTGAAACATCCTCGCTATGGGGGATAAGGCTTGACCAGTCCATTTCCATAGGAGGCAATGAGTTTATATCGCTGGGGATTTCTAAGGACAATATAGAGAAAAACCGTTATGAGATTTATCGCATCAAAGAGGAATATCTTTATGGTGTTGCGGTGCAATACTACAATGTGCTTAGTGCCGAAAGGGCATTGGAGATTGGCCAGTCAAATGTTGCCCGTCTAAAGAGTCACAGGGATGCTGCGGCTTTAAGACTCAAGGTGGGTGAGGTAACAAAGACAGTGCTACTAAGGGCAGAGGCAGAGCTCGAGGGCGCTTATTCGGACCTTGTGCGCATGCAAAACAACCTCGCCATTGCAAAGGTTACCTTAATCAGACTTGTGGGGGTAAATGAGGATTTTACCCTCAAGGAATCCGAGGATGAACTGGCAGAGACCCTGTCAATAGAGGCATTAAAAGAAATAGCATATGCCGAAAGGCCTGAGCTCAGAGGCATTATGATTCAGAATGAGATTGCCAAAAAGCAGGTCAGATATTCGAGAGGCTTTTTCTTACCCACCGTGTCGGTGGAGGCAGTCTTTACTCAAAGGGACGATGAACCTGAATCGGATTTGTTTATGGAGGAGAGTTTCTATGGAGGCATAAAGCTGAGTTTCCCATTTTTTGAGGGAGGACTAAGAAAGGCAGAGCTCAGGGAATCTCTGTCCAGACTGAGACAGGCAGAGCTTGCCATTTCAGACATTAAAAAGACTATCGAGGTCGAGGTTCAGAGTGCTTATTTAGATGTTATTGCAAATCAGGCAGTTATCGAAAAGCTCGATGCCCAACTGAATTATGCAAAGGAAAATTATGGGGCAGTCTCAAAACAATTTGACTACGGCTTGGCAACGAGCCTCGATGTAATGGATGCCAATAATCTTCTTACTACCACTGAAAAACAGCTATCCGATGAGAAGGCAACCTATAGGTTATCCCTGCTCAGGCTTAAAAAGGCAACTGGAACACTCGTTAAATCGGTGCTTGGAGAAAATAAAGGAGGAATTCAGTGA
- a CDS encoding DUF4258 domain-containing protein, with protein MNINDIIESIRNGKIRITDHADEEAQADNLSFKEILSSVQIGEIIEQYPKDKPYPSCLILGRNLRNEPIHSVWAYNSETEASVLITVYRPDPLRWMEDFKTRRKQ; from the coding sequence ATAAATATTAACGATATAATAGAGTCTATCAGAAATGGTAAAATTAGAATAACAGACCATGCTGATGAAGAAGCACAGGCTGACAATCTTTCTTTTAAGGAGATACTAAGCTCGGTGCAGATAGGTGAAATAATAGAGCAATATCCAAAAGATAAACCATATCCAAGCTGTTTGATTTTAGGAAGGAATCTTAGAAACGAGCCAATTCATAGTGTATGGGCTTATAATTCGGAAACCGAGGCAAGCGTTTTAATAACAGTATATCGTCCAGACCCACTGAGGTGGATGGAAGACTTCAAGACAAGGAGGAAACAATGA